A window from Malassezia restricta chromosome I, complete sequence encodes these proteins:
- a CDS encoding elongation factor 3 has protein sequence MTTSAAALQSLWDSVSTEDAHRHAETLTEYINTNGLRTLLSECILDELLDKLKDKKQAHLRERAAIGLGAVASKVAGKNAPMPLGAEPWLVNAIPPLLDGYGDKNEAAKKAAEGAMGALVPLFPPEAAAELLEMLYSVITSGTAKWQAKVGALKIISRLADLAYEQVGDELTQITPVLTQGMHETKAEVSKQAIKTATKVCGVIDNNDIRPFIPDLVGCMDRPDTVPDCIKKLSSITFVAEVTGPALAVMVPLLSRALNERSQTVQRQSVIIVDNLCKLVRDPHTAAMYLPSLLPSVERIEQGASFPEVREHAKSAVQTLRAAFAEADKSKDDPHSTDPVAAQAADREHALQCLAKAVQPHVPAGIVFSALGDSYTRTGLEYVARLLVRLADKRVVQAEPWNDVYVLPYLRRVCETPEGAQQATDAIRAEFEQRDLDRFGKPEDDGSELDGEKLCDTVFSLAYGGLLLLNHTRLRLYRGHRYGIVAANGSGKSTLLKAMRDGKVEGYPEQDKVRTVMVEHSLQGEDGSKPILDFVLGDPKLSHKSKEDVAEALRSVGFDDEKQQTPVGSLSGGWKMKLELARAMLIGADILLLDEPTNHLDVQSVKWLENYLVSNTNVTVLIVSHDSSFLDNVCTEIIHYEHKKLKYYHGNLSAFVKTRPEAKSYYSLAATTVKFTFPPPGSLMGVRSNTRTILKASHVSVHYPSMPRPSLVDASVSVSLSSRVGVIGPNGAGKSTLIKVLTGEIVPNEGKVEKHPNLRVAMMAQHAFHHLEQHLEKTACQYIRWRYQDGHDREITEKATRKMSAEETDQMKVPIVSQTGEKRVIEYIVGRSKLKKSYQYEIKWVGLEHRYNTWIPRERLLELGFSKLVQKFDDFDASREGAGSRDLSQKAIRSELEAVGLNGEIAENNAMGGYSGGQKVKVVLAAALWNNPQVLVLDEPTNYLDREALGGLAVAIREWAGAVIIISHNQEFISALCPEIWNVENGRIVSKQRTDIASENFADASQTSTPAGTEPNSAAPSAPGSAAPSAPQSGDENDEEDMSKLKAKKGKKKLTRNEKKAQEERRRLRLSRWLMYGGEREPDTDDE, from the coding sequence ATGACGACGAGTGCAGCCGCGCTACAGTCGCTGTGGGACAGTGTGAGCACAGAAGATGCACACCGTCATGCAGAGACGTTGACAGAGTACATAAACACGAATGGGCTGCGTACGCTGCTTTCTGAGTGCATCCTGgatgagctgctggacaagctcaaggacaAGAAGCAAGCCCATCTACGTGAACGCGCGGCGATCGGCCTGGGTGCCGTAGCCTCCAAGGTGGCAGGTAAAAACGCGCCTATGCCACTGGGTGCAGAGCCATGGCTCGTCAACGCCATTCCCCCGCTGCTTGATGGATACGGAGATAAGAATGAGGCAGCGAAGAAGGCGGCTGAAGGAGCCATGGGGGCTCTTGTGCCCCTGTTTCCACCAGAAGCCGCTGCTGAACTGCTCGAAATGCTGTACAGCGTCATTACCTCTGGAACGGCCAAGTGGCAGGCCAAAGTGGGCGCCCTCAAGATTATTAGCCGCCTCGCTGACCTTGCGTACGAGCAGGTCGGTGATGAGCTCACGCAAATCACGCCTGTCTTGACGCAGGGCATGCACGAAACCAAGGCTGAGGTATCAAAGCAGGCCATCAAGACGGCTACGAAAGTGTGTGGTGTCATTGACAACAACGATATCCGTCCATTCATCCCCGATCTTGTCGGATGTATGGACCGTCCGGATACTGTGCCCGACTGCATCAAGAAGCTGTCATCTATTACATTCGTGGCCGAGGTGACAGGACCCGCACTTGCAGTGATGGTGCCCCTGCTGAGCCGCGCCTTGAACGAGCGCAGTCAGACTGTCCAGCGCCAGTCGGTGATCATCGTCGACAATCTGTGCAAGCTGGTTCGCGACCCGCATACTGCTGCAATGTACCTTCCATCGCTGCTCCCGTCTGTCGAACGTATTGAGCAAGGCGCTAGCTTCCCCGAGGTGCGTGAACATGCCAAGAGCGCCGTGCAAACGCTTCGCGCCGCATTCGCAGAGGCAGACAAGTCTAAAGACGATCCTCACAGCACCGACCCCGTGGCCGCTCAGGCGGCGGACCGTGAACATGCACTGCAATGCCTCGCGAAAGCCGTGCAGCCGCACGTTCCTGCGGGTATTGTATTCTCGGCTCTGGGTGACTCGTACACGCGCACAGGCCTTGAATACGTGGCACGTTTGCTCGTCCGCCTCGCTGACAAGCGCGTGGTGCAAGCGGAGCCCTGGAACGACGTGTATGTCCTGCCATACTTGCGCCGTGTGTGTGAGACGCCCGAGggcgcgcagcaggcgacGGACGCGATCCGCGCCGAGTTTGAGCAGCGTGACCTGGATCGGTTTGGCAAGCCGGAAGACGACGGCAGTGAGCTGGATGGAGAGAAGCTGTGTGACACTGTCTTTAGTCTCGCATACGGTGgtctgctgctgctgaacCACACCCGCTTGCGCTTGTACCGTGGCCATAGGTACGGTATCGTGGCTGCGAATGGCAGTGGCAAGTCGACACTGCTcaaggccatgcgcgacgGCAAAGTTGAGGGATATCCTGAGCAGGACAAGGTCCGCACGGTCATGGTCGAGCATTCACTGCAGGGCGAGGATGGCTCCAAGCCGATCCTTGACTTTGTGCTGGGCGACCCCAAGCTGAGCCATAAGAGCAAGGAAGATGTGGCTGAGGCTCTTCGCTCGGTCGGCTTTGATGACGAGAAGCAGCAAACGCCTGTGGGTAGTCTGAGTGGTGGTTGGAAGATGAAGCTGGAGCTCGCTCGAGCCATGCTGATTGGTGCTGACATTctgctgctggacgagccgACGAATCACTTGGACGTGCAGTCGGTCAAGTGGCTCGAGAACTATCTTGTATCCAACACGAATGTGACCGTGCTGATTGTGTCCCATGATTCCAGCTTCCTTGACAATGTATGCACAGAAATCATCCACTATGAACACAAGAAGCTCAAGTACTACCACGGCAACTTGTCTGCGTTTGTCAAGACGCGCCCGGAGGCGAAGAGCTACTACTCGCTCGCGGCCACGACGGTCAAGTTTACGTTCCCACCGCCTGGCTCGTTGATGGGTGTGCGCTCTAACACTCGTACCATTCTCAAGGCGTCGCATGTGTCGGTGCACTATCCCAGCATGCCGCGCCCGTCACTTGTGGACGCATCTGTGTCTGTGAGTCTGTCAAGCCGTGTGGGTGTCATTGGCCCGAACGGTGCGGGTAAGAGTACCCTGATCAAGGTGCTGACTGGCGAAATTGTGCCGAACGAGGGCAAAGTCGAAAAGCACCCGAACCTGCGCGTCGCCATGATGGCCCAGCATGCCTTCCATCACCTTGAGCAGCACCTGGAGAAGACTGCATGCCAGTACATCCGCTGGCGTTACCAAGATGGCCATGATCGTGAAATCACCGAAAAGGCGACCCGTAAGATGAGTGCCGAGGAGACCGACCAGATGAAGGTGCCGATCGTGTCGCAAACAGGTGAGAAGCGCGTGATTGAGTATATCGTCGGTCGCAGCAAGCTGAAGAAGAGCTACCAGTACGAAATCAAGTGGGTCGGCTTAGAGCACCGCTACAACACATGGATTCCCAGGGAGCGTCTGCTCGAGTTGGGCTTCTCGAAGCTTGTGCAAAAGTTTGATGACTttgacgcgtcgcgtgAAGGCGCGGGTAGTCGTGATCTGAGCCAGAAAGCGATCCGCTCGGAGCTGGAGGCTGTCGGTCTGAATGGGGAGATCGCCGAGAACAATGCCATGGGCGGCTACAGTGGTGGACAAAAGGTAAAGGTTGTCCTGGCTGCTGCTTTGTGGAACAATCCTCaggtgctcgtgctcgatgaGCCCACGAACTATCTGGATCGCGAGGCCCTGGGCGGATTGGCCGTGGCTATCCGTGAGTGGGCCGGTGCGGTCATTATCATTTCGCACAACCAAGAATTCATCAGCGCGCTGTGCCCTGAGATTTGGAACGTGGAGAACGGCCGGATTGTATCGAAGCAACGCACTGACATTGCGAGCGAAAACTTTGCCGATGCATCACAGACCAGCACGCCTGCGGGCACGGAGCCCAACAGCGCTGCTCCCAGTGCGCCTGGCAGTGCCGCTCCCAGCGCACCTCAGAGCGGAGATGAGAATGACGAGGAAGACATGTCGAAGCTCAAGGCGAAGAAGGGCAAGAAAAAGCTCACTCGTAACGAGAAAAAGGCGCAAGaagagcgccgccgcttgcGCCTGAGCCGCTGGCTCATGTACGGCGGCGAGCGTGAGCCAGACACGGACGATGAGTAG
- a CDS encoding peroxin-3, translating to MSSRARTWAKRSLRVVAITTGLIGGLYMFAQYALARFNDMQERLLRDRVARENLRRRFLQNQEDCNFTIMALLPTLATQIFEEMDVESISHALREQNKKPEPAAPPAVSEQTGPKPEIVPDQPASDEEKASAATHPQSTDMPQEPSHGENLATDAPPEPVSAEAEPTVPVNEEERRATKLRLWNEIKHTSFERTFTTLYTLVFLSLQIHVQLNLLGRRSYMTALEQQSKRDALGKTQQDGNYVEEPHYIELHGDGTDDTVRGDASADERLSQDTEKKYLTSSYWFLHRGWREVAAYVRRAVHEEVDGMPLKTMLTFSHFEALVERIRDRVERCADNTGVVWAAPNGFRGILLPESERDEMQMLQDAGALESENPAMTPSLRALLDETKDYIDSPDFASVFAASCHQVFSLFLHHIASSYGVRASEVRRTDKPLLLAKVLPLVSQQAQVALNATPNDYVTAIVEGRELRALSVLMYTAWDEGLGW from the coding sequence aTGTCATCGCGAGCGCGTACGTGGGCGAAGCGCTCACTGCGCGTAGTGGCCATCACGACAGGATTGATCGGTGGGCTGTACATGTTTGCGCAGtatgcgctcgctcgctTCAACGATATGCAGGAGCGCCTGCTTCGTGATCGCGTAGCGCGCGAGAacctgcgccgccgatTCCTGCAGAACCAGGAGGATTGCAACTTTACTATCATGGCTCTGTTGCCTACATTAGCGACTCAAATATTTGAGGAGATGGATGTTGAATCCATTAGCCATGCTCTGCGTGAGCAAAATAAGAAGCCCGAGCCGGCAGCACCACCTGCCGTATCAGAGCAGACGGGGCCAAAGCCAGAGATCGTACCTGACCAACCAGCTTCTGACGAAGAAAAGGCGTCAGCTGCGACACATCCTCAGTCTACGGATATGCCACAAGAGCCCTCCCACGGCGAAAACCTCGCGACTGACGCGCCCCCTGAACCTGTCTCCGCCGAGGCCGAACCGACTGTTCCCGTGAACGAAGAGGAGCGGCGGGCGACCAAGCTGCGTTTGTGGAATGAAATTAAGCACACATCGTTCGAACGTACATTTACCACACTATACACGCTGGTGTTCCTATCGCTGCAGATCCACGTCCAGCTCAATTTACTAGGCCGCCGCTCCTACATGACCGCACTCGAACAGCAGTCCAAGCGCGACGCATTGGGAAAGACGCAGCAGGATGGAAATTATGTGGAAGAGCCGCACTACATCGAGCTGCATGGCGATGGAACGGACGATACGGTCCGAGGCGATGCAAGCGCCGATGAACGACTCTCGCAAGATACAGAGAAAAAGTACCTCACATCCAGCTACTGGTTTCTGCATCGTGGCTGGCGCGAAGTAGCCGCATATGTGCGTCGTGCCGTGCACGAAGAGGTGGACGGTATGCCCCTCAAGACGATGCTTACCTTCAGCCACTTCGAGGCGTTGGTAGAACGGATACGTGATCGTGTGGAAAGGTGCGCTGATAACACTGGCGTGGTATGGGCTGCACCAAATGGCTTCCGTGGTATCCTCCTGCCCGAGTCGGAGCGTGACGAAATGCAAATGCTGCAGGATGCCGGTGCCCTGGAGTCAGAGAACCCGGCCATGACACCATCTCTGCGCGCGCTTCTCGATGAGACCAAAGACTACATCGACTCACCAGACTTTGCGTCTGTATTCGCTGCCTCATGCCATCAGGTCTTTTCGCTCTTTCTCCATCACATCGCTTCGTCTTatggcgtgcgtgcgagtGAAGTCCGACGCACCGACAAGCCGCTATTGCTGGCCAAAGTCCTGCCTCTCGTTTCTCAGCAAGCACAAGTTGCACTCAATGCTACACCGAACGATTATGTCACCGCCATCGTGGAAGGCCGCGAACTGCGCGCACTGAGTGTGCTCATGTACACGGCCTGGGACGAAGGGCTGGGATGGTAG
- a CDS encoding acyl CoA binding protein, with protein MSSSARVIDALFERTVDIVQSLPPSGPIQTSFEEKLALYGLYKQATEGDITSRRPGMFDMLGRAKWDAWERQRGYTTQDAKQLYVESMLKVLRRFEDRPLAISLMAELEAYSGDVAEQVMSGTLAETASVVSSSVDHSPSQRAYGSMVQDDNETDDDEHPELLHRQLQEAHDARHRVLSSSNGTNTTQTNSGSHETVTVSDMPQDVSTWGKAQAPHASTRRPGVLSQPPAPPRPSAHPRRSAVRAEDSVIGSERGGTPSFTSAQETRSVHNGPMGRYTPSASGRSSVKGGVPPTSRSAAAYKSTSSAPRGLRAQSAELDQTLRAMQASLTTLTERLERTESTLARRESKSLPRLFLHHTMAASYATLQDIGAFLGLVMRPDDTPTPSYEAWRAHGLRSSKPYSLWPLIRSPFQFAALVVGLVLRILLDLSSLFVVASLLVAALRQISGRGDPWIALRLLGRMNTRLTFLANAANRRAFVRALLASVVLGGVTLESTRNLTH; from the exons ATGAGCAGTAGCGCGCGCGTCATTGACGC TCTATTTGAGCGTACGGTCGACATCGTGCAGTCGCTTCCGCCAAGTGGTCCGATTCAAACGTCGTTCGAGGAGAAGCTCGCGCTCTATGG ACTGTACAAGCAGG CCACAGAAGGAGATATCACGTCCCGCCGTCCGGGGATGTTTGATATGCTGGGACGCGCGAAATGGGACGCATGGGAGCGTCAGCGGGGATACACGACGCAAGACGCAAAGCAACTGTATGTTGAGAGCATGCTGAAAGTCTTGCGCCGTTTCGAAGATCGACCGTTGGCTATATCACTTATGGCAGAGCTGGAGGCGTATAGCGGCGACGTGGCAGAGCAAGTGATGAGCGGTACCCTTGCCGAAACGGCCAGTGTCGTATCGTCCAGCGTAGATCATAGCCCATCTCAGCGGGCATACGGATCCATGGTCCAGGATGACAACGAAACAGATGACGATGAACACCCGGAGCTCTTGCACAGGCAGCTTCAGGAGGCACACGATGCACGACACCGAGTTCTTTCGTCGTCCAACGGCACGAACACGACCCAAACGAACAGTGGCTCCCACGAAACTGTCACTGTGAGTGACATGCCACAGGACGTTTCTACATGGGGCAAGGCGCAGGCTCCGCATGCGTCAACGCGAAGACCTGGCGTCCTCTCACAGCCCCCAGCCCCGCCTCGACCTTctgcgcatccacgtcGCTCCGCAGTGCGCGCAGAAGACTCAGTGATAGGCAGTGAACGTGGCGGGACACCATCTTTCACTTCAGCACAAGAAACGCGTTCCGTGCATAACGGACCGATGGGCCGTTACACGCCGTCAGCGAGTGGCCGGTCGAGTGTGAAGGGAGGCGTGCCACCGACGTCacgctcagcagcagcctACAAATCGACCTcctcggcgccgcgtgGACTGCGAGCGCAAAGCGCTGAGTTGGATCAGACACTTCGTGCAATGCAAGCATCGCTCACCACACTTACAGAGCGGCTGGAGCGCACAGAATCGACACTCGCGCGCCGTGAATCCAAGAGCTTGCCACGCCTTTTTCTGCATCATACCATGGCGGCATCATACGCCACTTTACAGGATATTGGCGCGTTTTTGGGACTGGTCATGCGACCTGACGATACACCCACGCCGAGCTACGAGGCGTGGCGTGCACATGGCCTGAGGTCGTCGAAGCCATACTCGTTGTGGCCACTCATCCGCTCTCCTTTCCAGTTCGCCGCGTTGGTGGTGGGACTTGTCTTGCGCATCCTGCTTGACCTTTCGTCGTTGTTTGTCGTGGCTAGCTTAttggtggcggcgctgcgacAGATATCGGGACGAGGTGATCCATGGATCGCGCTACGTTTGCTAGGTCGCATGAATACGCGACTGACTTTTCTGGCCAATGCAGCCAATCGGCGTGCgtttgtgcgtgcgctgttAGCAAGCGttgtgctgggcggcgTCACACTCGAGTCGACAAGAAACTTGACGCACTAG
- a CDS encoding 5-formyltetrahydrofolate cyclo-ligase, with protein sequence MKAVLEQIPRYEIEQQSASVVEHVLRLSCYERACTVSVYLSMPSGEVDTWELCRHVLRQGKRLYIPRFSNVQHGAVAARAAHEFSTDMSMLRIMDLEELEHGLTYNKWGIAEPSLTLADGTQREDALDPTTGGSGLDLIILPGVAFDLHGGRLGHGKGYYDRYLDRTKKQQPQSPPATVALALREQIVGTVPHDAADQLCDTLVTPDGAF encoded by the coding sequence ATGAAAGCAGTGCTCGAACAAATACCAAGATACGAAATCGAGCAGCAATCAGCGTCTGTGGTGGAACACGTCTTGCGTCTTTCCTGCTATGAACGTGCATGCACCGTCAGTGTGTACCTGAGCATGCCATCTGGTGAGGTCGATACGTGGGAGCTGTGTCGCCATGTGCTTCGACAAGGAAAACGCCTGTACATACCAAGATTTTCCAATGTACAACATGGTGCTGTGGCCGCACGTGCCGCCCACGAATTCTCGACGGACATGAGCATGCTGCGTATTATGGACTTGGAGGAACTAGAACATGGTCTTACGTACAACAAGTGGGGCATTGCCGAGCCTTCGCTTACGCTCGCAGACGGGACACAGCGCGAAGATGCGCTTGATCCTACGACAGGTGGCTCCGGACTAGACCTCATCATCCTTCCAGGGGTGGCATTTGATCTACATGGCGGCAGACTTGGCCATGGCAAGGGGTACTACGATCGGTATCTGGATCGAACAAAGAAGCAACAGCCACAGTCACCACCAGCCACAGTGGCATTGGCGCTTCGCGAGCAGATTGTTGGGACAGTGCCCCATGATGCAGCGGATCAGTTGTGCGATACACTCGTGACACCTGACGGCGCGTTCTAG
- a CDS encoding dolichyl-phosphate-mannose-protein mannosyltransferase gives MDVGRGSSMRSRSSQPSQDLAQAHLNDKSRKHDSFTEKEQAAASEGAQQMLHRAAPVITRAELFLVGLLTLVALIVRFYHIERPSSVVFDEVHFGGFASKYLSRKFFMDVHPPLAKLLITLAAWLYGFRGDHSFREIGLEYLTAPDMEQVPYVAMRSVSALFATLTVPLAYFTVRGLSMRPTSALLAALLVIFDNALTTQSRFILLDAPLVFFVAASLCSWVYFCQLDARNAFSRRWWAMLALTGVCLGLGLSCKWVGLFTMASVAMAVAVQMWYHLGNLRLPVQTVARHVGARAVCLGVVPLVVYMLTFAVHFQVLSLPGDGESFMSWPFRQTLKDNSMPDTFADVALGSTVRIKHLNTLGGALHSHSHSYQTGSMQQQITLYPFMDENNEWIMILAPREDEYEKKEDGHTVTPDDEYTRFYHNITHVKDGDMVRFLHKQTMVRLHSHHNHRPPVSTGDYQNEVSGYGFPSERFGGDFNDNWVIEIYKQPRSVRSADKNRPITLRTIFRLRHAMLGCYLYSHNVRLPNWAYDQQEVTCNGSPPMENSLWYFETSEHPLQDAKTSPTINYERPGFLSKFLELNKVMWKVNNDIVDQHSYGSRPHQWPWMRRGINFWVKNHRQVYLIGNPMVWWSVLASVLLYAGIRVLLILRAQRGYKDFTHTTVVQYDRICGFLAAAYAAHYVPFFLMKRQLFLHHYLPALYIGILLTAAVYDLLSSRLRPMVRLYVTLAMGAWALYEFSRYAPLTYASRWTNEACGSAIRLKTWDFNCVDFPDSKREYADFEPVVSHADGRGSADEDAILPFHLGHVLPQHILPQHLTWRAKPTGAYPEEKPAPSGTSDGDVPVPNVSGLDQSQRQQAVLEGTGALKIPAEEGVTSIRG, from the coding sequence ATGGACGTGGGTCGCGGATCGTCCATGCGGTCACGGTCCTCGCAGCCGTCGCAAGACTTGGCCCAAGCTCATTTGAATGACAAGAGTCGCAAGCATGATTCGTTCACGGAGAAGGAGCAAGCTGCAGCCAGCGAAGGCGCTCAGCAaatgctgcatcgcgcggcgcctgtgaTCACACGTGCTGAGCTGTTTCTGGTGGGGCTACTCACCTTGGTGGCACTGATCGTCCGCTTCTACCATATTGAGAGACCTAGCAGCGTCGTGTTCGACGAGGTACACTTTGGTGGCTTTGCGTCCAAGTACCTCTCGCGCAAGTTTTTTATGGATGTGCATCCGCCGCTGGCCAAGCTGTTGATTACGCTGGCAGCGTGGCTCTATGGTTTCAGGGGTGACCACAGCTTTCGTGAGATTGGTCTTGAGTACTTGACGGCGCCGGATATGGAGCAGGTCCCCTACGttgcgatgcgctcggTCAGTGCGTTGTTTGCGACCCTGACCGTCCCTCTCGCATACTTTACTGTCCGCGGCCTTTCGATGCGCCCCACGTCAGCATTGCTGGCCGCATTGCTCGTCATTTTCGACAATGCACTGACGACGCAGTCCCGATTCATCCTGCTTGATGCGCCCCTCGTGTTCTTTgtcgctgcgtcgctgtgtTCATGGGTGTATTTCTGTCAGCTGGACGCGCGCAACGCCTTTTCGCGTCGCTGGTGGGCCATGCTGGCACTTACAGGTGTGTGCCTGGGACTAGGACTCAGCTGCAAGTGGGTGGGTCTGTTCACGATGGCGAgcgtggccatggctgTGGCTGTGCAAATGTGGTATCATCTCGGCAATCTGCGTTTGCCCGTGCAGACGGTAGCTCGACATGTGGGTGCGCGTGCTGTGTGTCTCGGTGTCGTACCGCTTGTCGTGTACATGCTGACGTTTGCCGTTCATTTCCAGGTGTTGTCCCTGCCAGGCGACGGCGAATCGTTTATGAGCTGGCCCTTCCGGCAAACGCTCAAGGACAACTCCATGCCAGACACATTTGCAGATGTCGCACTTGGTTCGACGGTGCGTATCAAGCACCTAAACACGCTAGGCGGTGCGTTGCATTCGCATTCACACTCGTATCAAACGGGCAGTATGCAGCAACAGATCACGCTGTACCCCTTCATGGACGAGAACAACGAGTGGATCATGATTCTTGCGCCAAGAGAGGATGAGTACGAGAAAAAGGAAGATGGACACACGGTCACACCGGACGATGAGTATACGCGGTTCTACCACAATATCACGCATGTGAAGGACGGCGATATGGTGCGATTCCTGCACAAGCAGACCATGGTCCGACTGCACTCGCATCACAACCACCGCCCACCCGTGAGTACGGGCGACTATCAGAACGAGGTTTCGGGTTACGGATTTCCGAGTGAGCGATTCGGTGGTGACTTTAACGACAACTGGGTCATTGAAATCTACAAGCAGCCCAGGAGCGTTCGTTCGGCTGACAAAAATCGCCCTATTACGCTGCGCACCATCTTCCGTCTGCGTCATGCGATGCTTGGATGCTACTTGTATTCGCACAATGTGCGTCTCCCGAACTGGGCGTATGACCAACAAGAGGTGACGTGCAACGGCAGTCCTCCGATGGAGAACTCGCTGTGGTACTTTGAGACGAGCGAGCATCCATTGCAAGATGCCAAGACGTCCCCAACGATCAACTATGAGCGACCGGGCTTCTTGTCCAAGTTTCTCGAGCTGAACAAGGTCATGTGGAAGGTGAACAACGACATTGTGGATCAGCATTCGTACGGCTCGCGCCCACATCAATGGCcttggatgcgccgcggtATCAACTTTTGGGTCAAGAATCACCGTCAAGTGTATCTGATTGGCAACCCCATGGTGTGGTGGTCGGTCCTGGCGAGCGTTTTGCTGTACGCAGGCATTCGTGTGCTCCTGATcttgcgtgcgcagcgcggaTACAAGGACTTTACGCACACGACTGTTGTGCAGTACGACCGCATTTGCGGCTTCCTCGCCGCAGCGTATGCGGCCCACTACGTGCCCTTCTTCCTTATGAAGCGACAGCTATTCCTGCACCACTACCTCCCAGCGCTGTACATTGGCATTCTGCTCACGGCTGCTGTGTACGACCTGCTTTCAAGCCGCCTGCGCCCTATGGTGCGTCTGTACGTGACGCTCGCGATGGGTGCTTGGGCTTTGTACGAGTTCAGTCGGTATGCGCCACTCACCTATGCCTCGCGGTGGACCAACGAGGCGTGTGGCAGTGCGATCCGGCTCAAGACATGGGACTTTAACTGTGTGGACTTCCCAGACAGCAAGCGAGAGTACGCTGATTTTGAGCCGGTCGTCAGTCACGCTGACGGTCGTGGCAGCGCTGATGAGGATGCGATTTTGCCCTTCCACCTTGGCCATGTTCTGCCACAGCATATCTTGCCACAACATCTCACATGGCGCGCCAAGCCGACCGGCGCGTACCCCGAAGAAAAGCCGGCGCCCTCGGGCACGAGTGACGgcgatgtgcctgtgcccAACGTCAGTGGCCTGGATCAGTCGCAGCGGCAACaggccgtgctggaagGCACGGGTGCCCTAAAAATACCGGCAGAGGAAGGGGTCACTTCCATCCGTGGCTAG
- a CDS encoding solute carrier family 25 (mitochondrial folate transporter), member 32 yields the protein MSGRRATTAETAVSYFSTPAVDHAVAGVVAGTVSTLCMNPLDLLKTRFQVNQSAFSAVPTERSPFYQAIARRRWLYWGMGGRQIVDIADGIYGIYKNYGWGGLYRGVVPNVVGNASSWGLYFLWYTMFKEAMAPQKEGAEPTRLSPGGHLLAATESGVITAIMTNPLWVVKTRMFTTTMAELPLRPGVNGSVAGDPARAGLAQYLREPGAERPVAYRGLVHGLVHTLRTEGIVGLYKGVGLAILGVSNGAIQFMAYEQLKQWRSISQLRRSDATRKNAYSEQELDNVKLSNTEYTILSGVAKLVAITLTYPYQVVRSRVQSHATAHLYPNVWTCVKRTAQEEGFHAFYRGFATNAVRILPGTCVTFVAYENVAWMLRTAAQARAPAVTTSA from the coding sequence AtgagcggccgccgagccaCCACGGCAGAGACTGCCGTGTCGTATTTTTCCACACCCGCTGTTGATCATGCCGTTGCTGGTGTTGTCGCTGGCACCGTATCGACGCTGTGTATGAATCCTCTTGACCTGCTCAAGACCCGCTTCCAGGTCAACCAGTCGGCGTTTTCTGCCGTGCCTACGGAGCGCTCGCCCTTTTATCAGGCCATTGCACGGCGGCGTTGGCTGTACTGGGGCATGGGAGGCAGACAAATTGTAGATATCGCTGATGGGATCTATGGCATATACAAGAATTACGGATGGGGGGGCCTGTACCGTGGCGTCGTGCCCAATGTCGTCGGCAATGCCTCTAGTTGGGGCCTGTACTTTCTGTGGTACACGATGTTCAAAGAGGCTATGGCGCCTCAGAAAGAGGGCGCTGAGCCCACGCGCCTCTCTCCTGGCGGCCATTTGCTGGCAGCGACCGAGAGCGGTGTCATCACCGCTATCATGACGAACCCGCTCTGGGTCGTCAAGACACGCATGTTTACGACAACGATGGCTGAATTACCGCTGCGCCCAGGCGTGAATGGGTCTGTCGCCGGTGATCCAGCGCGTGCGGGTCTGGCGCAATATCTTCGTGAGCCTGGAGCTGAAAGGCCGGTGGCCTACCGTGGCCTGGTCCATGGTCTCGTGCACACCTTACGAACGGAAGGCATCGTGGGTCTGTACAAGGGGGTCGGTCTCGCGATCCTAGGCGTGTCCAATGGTGCTATTCAGTTCATGGCGTACGAACAACTCAAGCAGTGGCGATCCATCTCCCAGCTCCGCCGCTCTGATGCTACGCGAAAGAACGCATATTCTGAACAGGAGCTTGACAATGTCAAATTGAGCAACACCGAGTATACCATCCTTTCAGGTGTTGCGAAATTAGTGGCCATTACCCTCACGTACCCATATCAGGTGGTCCGTTCGCGTGTCCAGAGCCACGCGACGGCTCATCTTTATCCGAACGTATGGACGTGTGTCAAGCGCACGGCCCAAGAGGAGGGATTCCACGCATTTTATCGCGGGTTTGCCACGAATGCCGTTCGCATCTTACCCGGCACTTGTGTCACTTTTGTCGCGTACGAGAATGTCGCTTGGATGTTACGCACCGCGGCTCAAGCTCGTGCTCCCGCCGTAACAACTTCAGCATAG